In Apium graveolens cultivar Ventura chromosome 10, ASM990537v1, whole genome shotgun sequence, the following are encoded in one genomic region:
- the LOC141692515 gene encoding scopoletin glucosyltransferase-like encodes MVELHVFFFPVMAHGHMIPILDMAKLFASRGVHSAIITTPLNAPAFAKTVQKSNDSGFQMSIKVVEFSKLSGLPEGCENADQLPSAMLPKFFNATRMLQIQVEQLLEEYRPSCLVADMFFPWATDSAAKFDIPTLVFHGSSFFASCASEQVRLHKPFKNLKHDLDEFFVPNIPHEVKLCLSSIPPFEREETDKELAKLQTESKEAELRSYGVIVNSFYELEPDYADHYKNVLNRRAWHIGPLSLSNRSTEEKAQRGKKASISEAKCLEWLNFRCSNSVLYVCFGSICKFPGKQLHEIAIGLEASQQQFIWVVTYANGDEEIEEWMPKGFEERIEGKGLIIRGWAPQVLILDHKAIGGFVTHCGWNSTLEAISAGVPMVTWPSFAEQFYNEKLITEILGIGVAVGAKEWVLGTGGGNIKREAVETAVKTIMVGEEAKERRNRAKVLKEMARKAVEEGGSSHSDLNALIQELDLFHSSG; translated from the coding sequence ATGGTTGAGCTTCATGTCTTCTTCTTTCCTGTTATGGCTCATGGTCACATGATACCTATCCTAGATATGGCCAAGTTATTTGCTTCTCGAGGCGTACATTCTGCGATTATCACTACGCCTCTCAATGCTCCTGCATTCGCAAAAACAGTACAGAAAAGCAACGATTCAGGTTTTCAAATGAGTATCAAAGTTGTTGAATTCTCGAAATTATCAGGCTTGCCGGAAGGTTGTGAAAATGCTGATCAGCTCCCTTCAGCAATGCTCCCTAAGTTCTTTAATGCTACAAGGATGCTCCAGATACAGGTTGAGCAACTTCTTGAAGAATATCGTCCTAGCTGTCTTGTGGCTGATATGTTCTTTCCTTGGGCTACTGACTCGGCAGCCAAATTTGATATTCCCACATTGGTTTTCCATGGATCGAGTTTCTTTGCATCCTGTGCTTCAGAACAAGTAAGGCTCCACAAGCCATTTAAGAACTTGAAACATGACCTGGACGAGTTTTTTGTGCCTAATATTCCACATGAAGTAAAGCTGTGTTTGAGCAGTATCCCACCCTTCGAACGAGAAGAGACTGATAAAGAGTTGGCAAAGTTACAAACTGAGTCAAAAGAAGCCGAGTTAAGAAGCTATGGAGTGATTGTAAACAGTTTTTATGAGCTCGAACCAGATTATGCTGATCATTACAAGAATGTTTTGAATAGGAGGGCATGGCATATAGGTCCTCTTTCGTTATCCAACAGGAGTACTGAAGAAAAAGCACAAAGAGGGAAAAAAGCATCCATCAGTGAAGCTAAATGCTTGGAGTGGCTGAATTTCAGATGTTCCAACTCAGTTTTATACGTTTGCTTTGGAAGTATATGCAAATTTCCAGGTAAGCAGTTACATGAGATAGCGATAGGACTTGAAGCTTCTCAACAACAATTCATATGGGTTGTAACGTATGCCAATGGTGATGAAGAAATTGAGGAATGGATGCCTAAAGGTTTTGAGGAAAGAATCGAAGGTAAAGGCCTAATTATTAGAGGATGGGCGCCCCAAGTGCTGATTCTTGATCATAAAGCTATAGGAGGTTTTGTAACACATTGTGGATGGAACTCAACTCTTGAAGCCATATCTGCCGGGGTGCCAATGGTCACATGGCCTTCTTTTGCGGAGCAGTTTTATAATGAAAAATTGATCACGGAGATTCTTGGGATTGGCGTTGCTGTTGGTGCTAAGGAATGGGTTCTTGGGACAGGCGGTGGTAACATAAAAAGAGAAGCGGTGGAGACAGCAGTGAAGACAATAATGGTGGGTGAAGAGGCCAAGGAAAGAAGAAACAGAGCCAAGGTACTCAAAGAGATGGCAAGAAAGGCTGTTGAAGAAGGTGGATCGTCTCACTCGGATTTGAATGCTTTGATTCAAGAACTCGACTTATTCCATTCTTCAGGTTAA
- the LOC141692516 gene encoding putative aquaporin PIP1-4: MEGKEEDVRLGANKFNERQPIGTAAQSQDKDYKEPPPTPLFEASELSSWSFYRAGIAEFIATFLFLYITVLTVMGVSKSPNKCASVGIQGIAWAFGGMIFALVYCTAGISGGHINPAVTFGLFLARKLTLTRAVFYMVMQCLGAICGAGVVKGFEGKKQYSLQGGGANVVAHGYTKGDGLGAEIIGTFVLVYTVFSATDAKRSARDSHVPILAPLPIGFAVFLVHLATIPITGTGINPARSLGAAIIFNKDHAWHDHWIFWVGPFIGAALAALYHQVVIRAIPFKSK, translated from the exons ATGGAAGGCAAAGAAGAAGATGTGAGACTAGGAGCCAACAAGTTCAACGAGAGGCAGCCAATTGGTACGGCAGCTCAGAGCCAAGACAAAGACTATAAGGAGCCACCTCCTACACCTTTGTTTGAAGCCTCTGAGCTCAGCTCCTGGTCTTTTTACCGAGCTGGAATTGCTGAGTTTATTGCAACTTTCCTGTTTCTTTACATCACTGTCTTGACTGTCATGGGCGTGTCTAAGTCTCCTAACAAGTGTGCATCTGTCGGAATTCAAGGAATTGCTTGGGCTTTTGGTGGCATGATCTTCGCTCTTGTTTACTGCACTGCTGGCATTTCtg GAGGGCATATTAACCCGGCGGTGACATTCGGGCTGTTTTTGGCGCGAAAGTTGACATTGACAAGGGCGGTGTTCTACATGGTGATGCAGTGTTTGGGGGCGATCTGTGGAGCTGGAGTGGTGAAAGGGTTTGAAGGGAAGAAACAATATAGTCTTCAAGGTGGTGGTGCTAATGTTGTAGCTCATGGTTACACCAAAGGTGATGGTTTGGGTGCTGAGATTATTGGTACCTTTGTGCTTGTTTACACCGTCTTCTCCGCCACTGATGCCAAGCGTAGCGCTAGAGATTCTCATGTTCCT atcttagcACCATTGCCTATTGGATTTGCTGTATTCTTGGTTCACTTGGCCACTATCCCCATTACCGGAACGGGTATCAACCCAGCTAGGAGTCTTGGTGCAGCCATCATCTTCAACAAGGACCATGCGTGGCATGATCAT TGGATCTTCTGGGTAGGACCATTCATTGGAGCAGCACTTGCAGCACTATACCACCAGGTTGTGATCAGAGCAATTCCATTCAAGTCCAAGTAA